The Alkalinema sp. FACHB-956 sequence ATGACAGCCTTGATGGCGCAAAAATGATAACTGACTACTATTTTCAATGCCTTCCGCAATAATTTTTAGATTTAAGCTGCGGGACATGGCAATAATTGCTTTACAAATCATGGTTGCATTACGATCGCGATTGATTTTATGGGTAAATGATTGATCAATTTTGATCTCATCGATCGGCAACTGACTTAAGTAGCTCAGTGATGAATAGCCTGTACCAAAATCATCAATAGCAATATTCACACCTAAGGCTTTCAGTTGTTGCAGTTTACGAATTGTCAATTCAACCTGCTCCATCAAACAACTTTCCGTAAGTTCCAACACAAGTAGATGCGGCGCTAGCCCACTTTCTTGCAAAATACTCGCCACTAGCTCTGGCAGCGTTGCTTGTTGAAATTGCGCCATGGACAGATTAACTGCCACTTGGAGGGGGAACTGCATCTGCCTTTGCCATTGAGCCGCATGGTGACACGCCTGCCGCAGAACCCATTCCCCCAACGCTAAAATCAGCCCTTGTTCTTCCGCGATCGCAATGAACTGATTCGGCGGAATCATCCCCCGTTCAGGATGCTGCCAACGCACTAAGGCTTCTGCACCAATCATGCAACCCTTCGCGAGATCTACCTGAGGTTGATAGTAGAGACGGAGTTCCGATCGTTCGATCGCCTTGGCAAGTTCATTGGCAATTAAATGATGCTTAGCTTCCACCGCAGCCAACTGTGGGCTATAAAATCGATAGGAACTATGGCGCTTTTTGGCCCACCGCATCGCCGCATTACTTTGAGTCAAGAGCTCCTCAGAAGACAAGCTATGTTGAGGATACAGTGCAATGCCAACACTCAGTTGAATCCGAATTTCCTGTCCGTCGATCGAGTAGGGAACGGTGAGAATGTTGATTAACAGTTGAACAAATTCTTCAATTTCTTCAGGATCACCTGCATCGGGCAGAGCTAGGCCAAATTCCTCTTCATGCAACCGGGCCGCCAGTCCTGGACGACCCGTCACTTGCAGACGCTCACCAATGGCATGGAGAAGACGATTACTAATCAAACCTCCGTAGGTCAATTGAATGACGCGGTAGGAGGTTATTTTCAACGACAGCACTGCGATCGACTCCGTGTGTTGAAGCGTCACTTCACAAAGTTGTGTCAAATGGCGTTGAAACAGATTAATGTTGGGGAGATTGGTCACACTATCCCAGTTGGCAACCTTCTCAAAGGCAGCCTTAGCCTGGGCAACCTGCTCTAAGTAACCTTGGGCAAAAACTGATTTTTTGCGAAAGCAAGAATGAATCGCAGCCAACAAATCCTGACTGCTGCAGGGCTTGGTGAGATAATCATCAGCTCCCTGGTTCATCCCCTGCCTCACCTCAGCATGGCTAGTCCGAGCACTGAGGAAAATGAAGGGAATTGCAGTCGTGGCAGGATGACTGCGCAGCGTCTCCAACACCTCGTATCCATCACACTCCGGCATCGAAATATCACATAGAATGAGATCGGGACGGAGAACTAAGGCTTGCTGAATTCCTTCTCTCCCATGATTAACGCCGATCGCACGAAAGCCATTGATTTCTAGGATCTTCACCCAGTTATCCCGGATTGCATCCTCATCCTCAATCAACAAAATTGTTTTCATTACACTAAACTTAGTCAAACGGTAGTGCAGAGCCTTGCGTGATTGTGAGGAGAATGTAAAATAGCAGTCAAATTACAGAAAGTCGCTACCCTGAAATAATCACTCTTCTACTCAAAAACATTGCCTTTCAAAAACATTGCCTTTTGTCTTAGGTGATTTGGTCTTAGGTGATTATATGGGGCATAGCTAAGCATAGGCACAGAGTCTCCCCGTAAGCACGTGTAGACGAAACTTCAAGAATAGATATTTCAGATAGATATTTCAGTATGTATCTGATGGTACTTTTACTGAGTGTATGTTGGGCAACATCACCGACCGATTATATCAAGGAGAAGAAGGGGATGTCGATCCGCAGAATCAAGTAGACAGCTTTCAGTAAGCTGACTCAGAGCGGGGGTGACTCAGCTTGCAGGGAACTCGGCTGGAGGTGACTCGATTGGGGGTGAGTCAGCTTCCCTCGCCTAAAAATCCTTAGTTGCCCGATCGCTCCTGGTGTGATCCTCAATCCAACACAGGTGTGATCCCCACCTCAACTCAGGAGGGAACTGATTGAATCAACTTCTCTAAATAGATTGTGCTTATAGGCTAGGATAGGAGACAAGGTTCAAACCAGTTCGGATAATATTCCGACACATTTTTGACCCATTCTTTTAGTAAAACTTTCAGCAATCAGTTCTCAAAAATCAAGGCTAGCTTGAACTTTGCAGCCGTAGCACTCGCTATACACAGCCAGTCATACACAGCCAGTTATACACACCAGCTATACACAATGGAACACAGCACAGCCTGGTTAACCTAGCGTGTCTGCCGGAGAAATCTTAAAGGAATTTAAAGATTTCTGGAGAGAAAATCGTATGGGTGATGCGTCCTAGCTTCAGTCCTAAGGTAAATTTGAATTAAGTTGAAGATAGACCAGTGGTCAGCTGAGGCGATCGATCGAGGAGCCTCCAGATCCGATTGAGGAATTCTGGAAACTCTGGTCTTGGGGGTACCACTTGAGCTATGATATGACTTCTGAACTCTTGAAACGTCTAGTTGAATCTCTTGCAACTATCTATAAGCAGGGGATGAAGGTGTAGGCTGCATGTTCTCAGGGTAGTTCTGGGGGCTGCATATGCATCGACAGGAGGCGAATCTTAACTAGAGATACGAACTAGGAAATCATTAGCATGGTCAATCAGAAAGCAGGAACAGTGGATGTGGGCTTTACCCACGAAGATTTTGCAGCGTTATTGGATAAGTATGACTACCATTTCAGCCCTGGAGATGTGGTGGCTGGAACGGTATTCAGTCTTGAGCCACGGGGTGCACTGATTGACATCGGTGCTAAAACCGCAGCCTACATCCCCATTCAGGAAATGTCGATCAACCGCATCGACGCTCCTGAAGAAGTTCTGCAATCCAACGAAACCCGCGAGTTCTTCATTCTGGCTGACGAAAACGAAGATGGTCAGTTGACCCTCTCGATCCGCCGTATTGAGTATATGCGGGCCTGGGAACGGGTTCGTCAGTTGCAGGCAGAAGATGCAACCGTACGCTCCCTCGTCTTCGCAACCAACCGAGGTGGGGCCTTGGTGCGGATCGAAGGTCTGCGCGGGTTTATTCCTGGATCTCATATCAGTACCCGTAAACCCAAGGAAGAATTAGTCGGCGAAGAGCTGCCCCTGAAGTTCTTGGAAGTGGACGAAGAGCGCAATCGTCTCGTCTTGAGCCACCGTCGTGCGTTGGTTGAACGTAAGATGAACCGCCTAGAAGTGGGTGAAGTGGTCATCGGGACTGTGCGCGGGATCAAACCCTACGGTGCGTTTATCGACATCGGTGGCGTCAGCGGTCTGTTACACATTTCTGAAATCTCCCACGATCACATTGACATGCCCCACAGCGTGTTTAACGTGAACGATGAAGTTAAGGTCATGATTATTGACCTCGATGCAGAACGGGGTCGGATTTCGCTGTCTACTAAGCAGCTGGAGCCGGAACCTGGTGATATGGTGAAGAATCGCCAAGCGGTCTACGAACAAGCTGAAGAAATGGCTGCGAAGTACCGTGAAAAGCTGAAGGAGCAGGGTGCTCCCGTTCCTTCCATGGAAATTACAACGGAAGAAGCTGTGATTGCAGAATAGTTCTGCAGCATTCACCTAACTTGGCTTGAACTTGCTACACAAGCTTGAGCTTTAAGGGGCGTTCGATCGAACGCCCCTTTTTGGTTGGATCTGGGATTTTGATTGGATATGAGAGCGCGGGTCAACCTGTGGGATGGTCACGCATAGCGGTAATAGGATAGCGGTAATAGGGATGGTAGTAATACAGTGTGGCGATCGCGTGTTCGAGGATATCCAAGCGGTCATTTTTGATAAGGATGGAACCCTGGCAGATTCACGGGCTTACTTAGTAGCGCAGGCTCAAAAACGGATTGACTGTTTAGAAACTCATCTGGCTGAAATTCTTTCCCCCGCTGCAATGGAGCAGTTAACCGATCGGTTATTTCAGGCATGGGGGGTGGCGGAAACTCAGATTCATCCAGCAGGGCTGATGGCCGTGGGCTCCCGGCGGGATAACGAAATTGTCACGGCGGGATATGTGGCAGGATTGGGGTTTGCCTGGGTCGAGGCACTGACGATCGTGCAAACCGCCTTTCAAGCCGCGAATCAATTCTTTCCGCGCAAAGATTTACTGACCCCGATCGTAGCCCTGGGGCCAACTTATTTAGCGGCACTGCACAGACAGGGATTGCACCTGGGGCTACTGTCGGCAGACACCACACCCAATGTTGAAGCGTTTGTCAATACCTATGGGTTACAGCCCTATGTCTCGTTGGTCATGGGTGCCCAAGAGGGGTTAAGCAAGCCTGATCCACAGTTGCTACACCAAGCCTGCGCGACAATCGGCGTTCCGCCCTCGCAAACGTTAGTGGTGGGAGACTCCGCTGCTGATATTGAATTGGCCAAGCGGGCGGACGCAGCAGGCGCGATCGGGGTTTGGGGTGCATGGGGACAGCCTTTTACCATCCCCAATGCAGATGTCATGATCGCCAGTCTGGCTGAAATTACAGTCTTGTCAGGAATGGGGTAAACAGGCATCCCAATCAGAGATCCACAAATCAGGGCTACAAAAAAGAACCGATCGATGCGATCGGTTCTTTTTTCCTGAAGAAAATTTCGTGACTCAGACTCCAGTCGCCATGCGCTGAGGCATATGCTGAGTCATGTGCTAAGTCATGTGCCTAGATTCCGCTTTAAGCGGTTGCTAACAGACTCGTAGCCGCTTGCTTCAGGGCCTCAGCCTTATCCGTTTGCTCCCAAGGCAGTTCCAAATCGGGACGACCAAAGTGGCCGTAGGAAGCTACATCTTGGAAGAACCGACCACCCCGCTCTCCGGGCAACGTTTGGAGATTGAAGGTTTGGATAATGCCAGCGGGACGCAATTCAAAGTGCTGATTGACCAATTCGGTCAGCTTGTCAGCATCAATTTTGCCAGTGCCGAAGGTTTCCACCAACAAACTCACCGGACGAGCCACCCCGATCGCATAGCTCAACTGCACTTCACATTTATCCGCCAAACCCGCAGCCACAATATTCTTAGCTACGTGGCGAGCTGCATAGGCTGCACTGCGATCGACCTTTGTAGGATCCTTACCGGAGAAGGCCCCACCCCCGTGACGGGAATAGCCACCGTAGGTATCCACAATAATTTTGCGACCTGTCAGACCAGCATCACCTTGAGGCCCACCAATCACAAACTTGCCGGTGGGATTCACCAAATACTTCGTATTTTCATCGGGTTTGATGGCAATATCTGCAAAGCAAGGCTCCACCACATGCTTCCAGAGGTCTGCTTTGATTTGTTCTTGGCTGACTCCTTCATCATGTTGGGTCGAAACCAGGATGGTATCAATTCCGATCGGTTGATTATCTTCGTAGAGAATCGTAACTTGAGTTTTGCCATCCGGACGCAGATAGTTCACAATGCCAAGCTTGCGAACTTCCGCCAGCTTCCGGGAAATTCGGTGGGCCAAGCTAATGGGCAGGGGCATCAGTTCTGGCGTTTCGTTGCAAGCAAAGCCAAACATAATCCCTTGGTCGCCCGCACCAATTTTGTCCAGTTCCTCAGAACTAAGTTGTTCGCGAGTTTCCTGAGCGGTGTCTACCCCTTGGGCAATGTCGGGGGATTGCTCATCCAACGCCACTAAAACAGCACAGCTATTGGATGCAAAGCCATTTTCGGACAGCGTATAGCCAATTTCCGCAATTTTTTGGCGGGCTAACTCAATAAAATTGACCTGGGCCTTGGTTGTGATTTCACCCGTAATCAGCACGAGTCCTGTGTTGACAACCACTTCCGCCGCAACTCGGCTTTTCGGATCCTGGGTTAATACCGCATCCAGAATCGTGTCAGAAATTTGATCACAAATCTTGTCAGGATGCCCCTCAGTAACAGACTCAGACGTAAAGAAATATCGGCGTGACAAGGCAATACCCTCTCTTTCGCTCGTTAGGAACAATCGAAAAACTTAGCACTTCATCCTAGCAGGTTCAGTGGGTACAATTGCCGAGGGGAGTAAACAAGCTCACTCCACAGCTCCACTGAAGCCAGCTCAATTCCAAGAAACAGGCTAGAACGCCTATGACCTGATTGGAAACAACAATACCCAATCGTTAATCTTCAATGGAAATTCATGGGATTGACAGGCATCCTAGCAATTCTACGGAGATCGATGCTAGAAAAAACTGTGAACTTCATTCACTCTTTGAATTCATTTTTAGAAAGTGAATGAACAAAAATGGCGGCTTGGGTCCGATCGCGCAATCCTAAACGGCTCAGAATATTGGTGACATGGTTTTTGACGGTTTTTTCGGAAATATAAAGTTGTTGAGCAATTTCACGATTACTGGCTCCTTGAGCAATCCATTGCAAAATTTCCCGTTCGCGCGGCGTTAGGGATTCCAGTAGTTCTGTTCCTTCTATTGTGCCGTCCCAAGGTTTGTCCCATGCAAGATTCGTAGGATGGGAAATTGCGGACTGGGAACTATGGGGATTGTCAAGTTCAGAGGGCACTTTTTCGTAGGAAATCGTCTTGAGAGAATTGTCATGGAGAGAGGACTCATGGGCAGGGCTCTGGGATAACCCCGCACTAGACAGACCACTGGACATCAGGATTTTTTGGGCTAATCCTGGTGCTAATTGGGTATAGCCTTTCGCCACTAGATGAATGGCCTGCACCAATTCTTCAACCGGTGTATCTTTTAATAAATAGCCAGAAGCCCCGTGTTGCAAGGCTTGGGTCACATAGTCAGTATCATCAAAGGTTGTGAGAATGAGAACCTTGACCTGGGGAAAGTGCTGACAAATTTCCCGCGTTGCTGCAACGCCATCCATCACGGGCATCCGCACATCCATTAAGACCACATCCGGTTGCAACGTCGCCAGTTGACCGATCGCGGCTTCGCCATTGTCTGCTTCGCCAATCACTTCTAAATCCGGTTCCGGTTTAAGCAGCGCGCGCAGTCCTCGTCGAATCAGGGTTTGGTCATCTACTAGGAATAAACGGATCATGGGTGAATCTCTCCAATAGCAAACCGGAGGACGAGAAGTTAAGCAAGGAGTTAAGTGGGGGGCCAGGGAAAGGTTGCGGTGATCTGACAGCCTTGGCCAGGAGCGGTCAGAATGTCTAAGGTGCCGCCCAACGCGGAAACTCGCTCCTCCATCCCCTTCAGTCCAAAACCGCTTGTGGTCTGCGATCGCACAAATCCTCTTCCATTATCCTGAATCTTTACAACCAGCCGATCCTGGAGCACCACATCAATTTGGACGGTGGTTGCATTGGCATATTTTTGGATATTCGTCAGGGCTTCTTGGATAATGCGATAGGTCGATGTTTTGAGCGGATAGGGCAGATCGTGGGGAAGAGTCACCTCAATTTTAGGCAGGATCTGGGTCGATCGCTGAAAACCTTCCATTAATTCCTGTAACAAGGCTGCTAAAGGTTGATTCTTTAAAGGATCACTGCGCAGGGTGGATACAGAACTGCGCACATCCTGGAGGGTTTTGGCACTGAGTTGTTTAGCCTCTAAAAGGAGATCTTTCGCTTCCTGCGGATCGCTGTCTAGTAAACGAATCGCCGCCTCTAAATGGAGGTTAAAGGCTGTTAAGGTGTGACCGAGGGAATCGTGAATTTCGCGGGCAATGCGATTGCGTTCCTGCAAGGTTGCGACGTCTTCAATTTTGAGGGCATATTTCCGCAATTGCTCATGGGCGATCGCGAGTTCTTCACGACTTTTGCGTTCTGCCAATACTGCACTAATCATGGGGGATAGAAAAACTAGCGCAAGTCCCAGTAAGACAATCCCACTCATGGAAATCAACCAAAGACGCGAGATAGCAAATTCTGGAATTCGAGTTGCAACTAAAGGTCTGGGTCGCGCCGCGATCGAGAAATTGGTGTAGCGAAAGGGCAGGAAAATTAACAATCGGTAGATCTGAATTGAAAATGCTGTCAAAAATGTCGTAGAAATGATAGCAAGAT is a genomic window containing:
- a CDS encoding EAL domain-containing response regulator, whose product is MKTILLIEDEDAIRDNWVKILEINGFRAIGVNHGREGIQQALVLRPDLILCDISMPECDGYEVLETLRSHPATTAIPFIFLSARTSHAEVRQGMNQGADDYLTKPCSSQDLLAAIHSCFRKKSVFAQGYLEQVAQAKAAFEKVANWDSVTNLPNINLFQRHLTQLCEVTLQHTESIAVLSLKITSYRVIQLTYGGLISNRLLHAIGERLQVTGRPGLAARLHEEEFGLALPDAGDPEEIEEFVQLLINILTVPYSIDGQEIRIQLSVGIALYPQHSLSSEELLTQSNAAMRWAKKRHSSYRFYSPQLAAVEAKHHLIANELAKAIERSELRLYYQPQVDLAKGCMIGAEALVRWQHPERGMIPPNQFIAIAEEQGLILALGEWVLRQACHHAAQWQRQMQFPLQVAVNLSMAQFQQATLPELVASILQESGLAPHLLVLELTESCLMEQVELTIRKLQQLKALGVNIAIDDFGTGYSSLSYLSQLPIDEIKIDQSFTHKINRDRNATMICKAIIAMSRSLNLKIIAEGIENSSQLSFLRHQGCHAGQGFLYAPPLSLEAFQVRLQELPSPTLMANGFLPYEPTYEYSSS
- a CDS encoding 30S ribosomal protein S1 produces the protein MVNQKAGTVDVGFTHEDFAALLDKYDYHFSPGDVVAGTVFSLEPRGALIDIGAKTAAYIPIQEMSINRIDAPEEVLQSNETREFFILADENEDGQLTLSIRRIEYMRAWERVRQLQAEDATVRSLVFATNRGGALVRIEGLRGFIPGSHISTRKPKEELVGEELPLKFLEVDEERNRLVLSHRRALVERKMNRLEVGEVVIGTVRGIKPYGAFIDIGGVSGLLHISEISHDHIDMPHSVFNVNDEVKVMIIDLDAERGRISLSTKQLEPEPGDMVKNRQAVYEQAEEMAAKYREKLKEQGAPVPSMEITTEEAVIAE
- a CDS encoding HAD family hydrolase: MVVIQCGDRVFEDIQAVIFDKDGTLADSRAYLVAQAQKRIDCLETHLAEILSPAAMEQLTDRLFQAWGVAETQIHPAGLMAVGSRRDNEIVTAGYVAGLGFAWVEALTIVQTAFQAANQFFPRKDLLTPIVALGPTYLAALHRQGLHLGLLSADTTPNVEAFVNTYGLQPYVSLVMGAQEGLSKPDPQLLHQACATIGVPPSQTLVVGDSAADIELAKRADAAGAIGVWGAWGQPFTIPNADVMIASLAEITVLSGMG
- the metK gene encoding methionine adenosyltransferase, which produces MSRRYFFTSESVTEGHPDKICDQISDTILDAVLTQDPKSRVAAEVVVNTGLVLITGEITTKAQVNFIELARQKIAEIGYTLSENGFASNSCAVLVALDEQSPDIAQGVDTAQETREQLSSEELDKIGAGDQGIMFGFACNETPELMPLPISLAHRISRKLAEVRKLGIVNYLRPDGKTQVTILYEDNQPIGIDTILVSTQHDEGVSQEQIKADLWKHVVEPCFADIAIKPDENTKYLVNPTGKFVIGGPQGDAGLTGRKIIVDTYGGYSRHGGGAFSGKDPTKVDRSAAYAARHVAKNIVAAGLADKCEVQLSYAIGVARPVSLLVETFGTGKIDADKLTELVNQHFELRPAGIIQTFNLQTLPGERGGRFFQDVASYGHFGRPDLELPWEQTDKAEALKQAATSLLATA
- a CDS encoding response regulator transcription factor codes for the protein MIRLFLVDDQTLIRRGLRALLKPEPDLEVIGEADNGEAAIGQLATLQPDVVLMDVRMPVMDGVAATREICQHFPQVKVLILTTFDDTDYVTQALQHGASGYLLKDTPVEELVQAIHLVAKGYTQLAPGLAQKILMSSGLSSAGLSQSPAHESSLHDNSLKTISYEKVPSELDNPHSSQSAISHPTNLAWDKPWDGTIEGTELLESLTPREREILQWIAQGASNREIAQQLYISEKTVKNHVTNILSRLGLRDRTQAAIFVHSLSKNEFKE
- a CDS encoding sensor histidine kinase codes for the protein MLTPRNHPLKFLLYFEWILLTIALIAELSIGGVRWVPREPFLNMLCIVMVGLLGLRIPTQQVGAKVGYLLLNAGLIVLSSLLSGLQFFPLLFVIFVIRCCLIFESKYHLAIISTTFLTAFSIQIYRLLIFLPFRYTNFSIAARPRPLVATRIPEFAISRLWLISMSGIVLLGLALVFLSPMISAVLAERKSREELAIAHEQLRKYALKIEDVATLQERNRIAREIHDSLGHTLTAFNLHLEAAIRLLDSDPQEAKDLLLEAKQLSAKTLQDVRSSVSTLRSDPLKNQPLAALLQELMEGFQRSTQILPKIEVTLPHDLPYPLKTSTYRIIQEALTNIQKYANATTVQIDVVLQDRLVVKIQDNGRGFVRSQTTSGFGLKGMEERVSALGGTLDILTAPGQGCQITATFPWPPT